The Flavobacterium galactosidilyticum nucleotide sequence CTAGATCAGGATTATGAAAAAATCATAAAAGAATTAGAGACTAATGGAGAAAGCAAACAAATTATTTACGCCATGATAAGTAATCTTCAAACTCGGATTTCCTTTTTGCAAACGGTTTTAGAACATATAGAAGAAAATGAACAAGCAATACAGCTACCCAATGAAAAAACAATTTAGCATTTTTATTTTTTTGCTCTTGATACCTTTTTTTGGCTATTCTAGTGAAAGTGATTTTAATTATTCCAAACAAAAAAATATTAATAAAGCCTATTACGTAAACTCTAATGCTACGCTCGCAATAGACAATTCGTACGGAAATATTTCAGTAACGACTTGGAATCAGGATAAGATAGAGTTAGATATTAGTATTAAGGTAAGTGGTGACAATGAAAATTGGGTAAACCAACGTATTAATGATATTGACATCGACATAATTGCTCTCAAAGGAATGATAACGGCAAAAACAGTTTTTGGAAATTCAAGTTCTAAAAATCAAGGTCGAAACAATAGTTTTGAAATAAATTTCACCCTTAAAATTCCAAAAAACGGCAGCGTTAAACTTAATAACAAATATGGTAATATCAGCACATCTGATATTTTTGCTGATGCAGATATAAAGTGTAAGTATGGTAAAATAAACTTAGGTAATTTAGTAGGTAACACTGCTATACAAATGGATTACTGTTCTAATTCCAGTATTACCTCATTAAAAAATGGAGTTATAAATGCTAAATACTCTAACTTAAAAATTAATGAAGTAGGAAAGCTAGATTTAATTTCTGATTATACCGACATTGAAATAAATAACAGTGAGGCTATAAAATACAATAGCAAATACGGTAAAATTAGATTAAAGAATGTCAAGAAATTAGATGCTTCTGGGAATTATTTAACCATTAGAATAGGCGAAGTTTTCGATAATTTGAAATTGAACACAAAGTACAGCTCCTTAACTATTGAGACTTTAAATGCTAAAGCAAACAACATAAATATTAACTCAGGATATACGGGAATAAGCATTGGATACGACAACAATTTTGCTTTCGATTTCAATATTATTTTGAAGTATGCCAATTTTAATTTTAGTAATGATTTAGAAATACTTTCAAAAGAAGAGGTGTCAAATTCAAAAAAATACAGTGGCTTTTATAAAAATAAGGGAATCAATAGTTTAAACATAATCTCAGATTATGGAAATGTATCATTAAAAAACAATAATTAATCAAACAAATCATGAGAAATTCAAGTCAATTACTTATTATCTGCGCCGTATTACTAACTTCCGTGATGCAGGCACAATGGAGAAGCAACCAGAAAGTTAAAGGAAATGGAAATGTAATTTCTGAAAAAAGATCAACCACTAACTATGATAAAATAGCTATTACAGGTTTTTTTGATGTGGAGTTAGTTTCTGGGAAAGAAGGTAACATTACTATAAAAGGAGAAGAGAATCTATTGCCACACATTAAAATTGAAGTGGTAAATCAAGAACTAAAAATAACCACAGATAAAAATAAATACATCAGTACTAGTAATGGAAAAAACATTGTCATAACCATTCCTTTCGAAAGTATCAATCAAGTTTCCCTGACAGGTTCTGGTAATATTTCAACTAAAAATACTATTACTTCGGATTCTTTTGCTGCAAAGCTAACCGGTTCAGGAGATTTAAAATTAAATGTAGAGGCTAAGAATATTGAAATCAATCTGAATGGTTCAGGAGACATAGTTCTAATAGGTAAAACCGACAACATTACGAGTACTTTAAATGGCTCTGGAGATATAAAAGCTAGCGCAATGAAATCTACAAATGCAAAGGTTACCGTTTCTGGTTCTGGAGATACTTCCGTTTTTTGCTCCGAAAGTATTTATGCGCGAGTTTCAGGTTCAGGCGATATAAAGTACAGCGGTAATCCAGAGAAAAAAGACACAAAGGTTAATGGATCTGGGGATATATCTAAGTCATAGATACCACATACTGTTTTAAAAAAAGGTGTTTTTAAGGATTTAAAACACCTTTCTTTGGAACTCTATTCAACAGAATAACTGCGATAACAAAAAATAATGCTAAGGAAGCAATTCCTAGTCTAGGACTTCCAGTAATTTGATCAATTATTCCGTAAACCATCATTCCTATAACTATTCCTATTTTCTCCGCTACATCATAAAAGCTAAAAAAGGAAGCTGTATCTTCTGTCTCCGGTAGTAATTTTGAATAAGTAGAGCGAGACAATGCTTGTATTCCTCCCATCACAAGTCCGACCAAAGTTGCCATTACGTAAAACTCAATTGGTTTTGTAATGAAATAAGCACCCACACAAAGCAGCACCCAAAAACAATTAATCGCGATTAAAGTTCGTATATTACCAAATTTCTCAGACGCTCTAGAAGTCAAAATTGCGCCTAAAATCGCCACTATTTGAATCAATAAAATACAAATTATTAATCCAATTGTACTTTCTTCTTTTGAAGACCATGCTATTTCTTGAGCTCCAAAATAAGTGGCGACTAACATAGCTGTTTGTACCGCCATGCTTGAAATAAAAAAACTTCCTAAATAGCGTTTCAACGGAACGTTTACTTTTAATAAAACCCAAACTTTCTTTAATTCTTTAAATCCATTAAATACAAGATGATGCATAACTTTGCATTCTGCATTTTTATTGCCTTTGGGTAAATAATAATACGAATATTGACTGAATACAATCCACCAAACCCCAACCATAACAAATGAGTAGCGCATTGCCTTCATTGCAGCCTCGCCATCTGTACCAGCGATTCCAAAAAGTTTTGGTTTCATGATCATTGCCAAATTGATAATTAACAAAATCACACTACCAATATATCCCATTGAATATCCTTTGGCGCTAATTTTATCTTGCTGCTCTACAAAAGCGATATCAGGTAAATAGGAATTATAAAAAACTAAACTTCCCCAATACCCAATCAATCCAAAAAAGTAAAATGCTAATCCTACGTATATGTTGTCAAGATCAAACCAATATAATCCCATACAGGATAAGGATCCTACATAGCAAAAGAATTTCATAAACGCTTTTTTATTTCCGACATAATCAGCAATCCCTGATAATAACGGAGACATAAAAGCAACTACTAAAAAAGCAGTAGCAGTTACAAAACTTATCAAAGCAGAATTTTTTAAACTAAACCCAAAAACGGTGATATAATGACTTCTTTCTGAGAATAAGGCTTCATAAAAAATTGGGAATATTGCTGATGCAATTGTAAGCGTATAAACGGAATTTGCCCAGTCATAGAAAGCCCAAGCGTTTAATAATTTTTTACTTCCCTTAGGTAAATCTGCCATATACTATTTTTTATGGTGCTAATTTATTCAATAATATTCAAATTCCTATTTTAAATAGTAATACTTGTTAGTGCTACATTTTAAAGATCGATCATGTAAAAAAAAAGGTTATTCTCGTTTGAGAATAACCTTTAGTATAAAATTTATTTGATTATATTATTTTAAAACACCAACCTTAGCAGCTAATGCTTTTGCTTCTGGTATTAATGCTTTTAAATTTGCAATTCTTGTAGCATCGGATGGATGCGTGCTCATAAATTCTGGTGGCGCTTGACCTGACGATTTTTCAGCCATTCTTGACCAGAATGTAATAGATTCATCTGGATTATAGCCTGCAATAGCCATCAACGTAAGACCTATTTTGTCTGCTTCAGTTTCGTGATTTCTACTAAATGGTAACATTACTCCTACTTGAGATCCTAAACCATAATACTGTTGCCACATTTGTTGCTTTTCGGATGATTGTCCACCAGTCGCTACAGCAACTCCAACAGCTCCTAATTGTTGTAATTGAGAAGCACTCATACGTTGCGCGCCATGATTTGCTAATGCGTGAGAAACTTCATGCCCCATCACAGTCGCTAATCCAGCGTCATTTTTTGTAATTGGTAAAATCCCTGAATAAACAACGATTTTTCCTCCTGGCATACACCAAGCATTAACTTCTTTGCTATCAATTAGTTTGTATTCCCAACGATAGTCTTGTAAGTATTGTGCTTGTCCTAAATAAGTTAAATACTTTTCCGCAGCAGATTTGATTCTCGAACCCACAGCTTCAACTTTTCTTGCGTCAGCAGTTCCCGAAATTACTTTATTTTCCTTCAAGAAAGTTCCATATTGTTGAAAAGCAGAGGGAAATAATTCACTGTTGGAAACAAAATTTAGAGTCTTCTTTCCAGTTAGAGGATTCGTCGCACAGGAATAAACCATTGATAACGCACAAATTCCTAATAATATCTGTTTTTTCATAATTTTAAGTTTTACTAGTCAAAGATACACTTAATAAAAACTTAATTTTTTATATAATTATAAAATTAAGTTTCAACATTATTGTTATTCTCCTATAATTTGTAAAGTTGAAAATTCCTTATCTATGGTTATTGAATTAGTTCTCTCTAAATCATCCATATCCACGGCCACTTCTACATTATCAATCTGGATCGTTTTAATTTTAAAAGGCAAGCCAATCAAATTTAATATATATTTAGAATAATGCGTGTCATACTTACCTTCTTTATGCAATTGGATATTAAGTTCGTTTTCTTTACCATTTGTTTTAAATGATAATAAACTATAACGTCCTTTTTTATAATCGTAACCGTCCTGAGCATCTTCGTACACTACTGACTTTTCTTTTCCCTCTTTAAAATATATGTCTAATGCTAATTCGTCAAATTCTAGCTCACCAACATATTGTTGAACTGGATATTTTGGAATTACTGCTCCCGCTTTAACAAAAATTGGAATTTCATCAAATTTAGTATCTACCCAAATTTCCTTTCCGCCATTAACAGCTTCTTTTGTCCAATAATTAAACCAGTTTCCTCTAGGAATATACATTCTTCTACCCAAAGCATTTGGTTCTAAAATTGGGCAAACTAAAATTTGGTTTCCAAAGACAAACTCATCATTTCTGTAATGTGTTTGAATATCCTCTTGGTCAAAATATACTAATGGTTTCAACATTGGCAAACCTTCTTCAATATACTGCCAAAACATAGTGTATAAATAAGGTAATAATTGGTATCTTAAGTTTACAAATTTTCTAGTGATATCTATAACTTCTTCATCAAATGCCCACGGTTCTTGATCTCCGTGATCTCCTGATGAGTGCGTTCTGCAAAAAGGATGAAAAACACCTAGTTGAATCCAACGAGCATATAATTCTCCCGAAGGTTGCTCCGCAAATCCGCCAATATCAGAACCAGTGAATCCCATTCCTGAAATAGACATACGTTGCACCTGGATATTTGCAATCCATAAATGTTCCCAAGTAGCTACATTATCGCCTGTCCATGAAGAAGAATAACGCTGTGCTCCAGAATAAGCTGATCTTGTGATAACAAAAGGTCTTTTTGGATAAGCAAAACGTTTCACACCATGATAAGTAGCTCTTGCCATTTGTGTTCCATATATATTATGTGCTTTTCTATGGCTACAAGGATTTCCATCATAATCATGACGCACATCCATAGGGAAAGTTTTATTAGGAACCTCCATCACAGCAGGTTCGTTCATATCATTCCACACTCCTTTTACTCCTATCTCTGAAATTAATTCTTTGAATAGTCCAGCCCACCATTCACGAACTGCTGGATTAGTATAGTCTGGGAAATTGCACTCTCCAGGCCACACTTTTCCTTTCATATATGGTCCATCGGCTCTTTTACAGAAATAATCTTTTTCTAAAGCTTCTTTATAAACAGAATATTCTTTATCAATTTTTATTCCTGGATCAATGATAACAACTGTTTTGAAACCATCTTCCGCCAGTTCAGCGACCATTCTTTTTGGATCTGGAAAATATTCTTTGTTCCAAGTAAAGCAACGAAATCCATCCATATAATCAATGTCTAAATAAAGTGCATCACAGGGAATTTTTAACTCTCTAAATTTTGCCGCAACTTCTTTTAGATTACTTTCTGGATAATAACTCCATTTACACTGATGATATCCCAGTGCCCAAAGCGGTGGTAATTCTGGTTTACCAGTCAAATCGGTATAAGTGGTAACTACGTCTTGCATTTGTGGACCGTAAATGAAGTAATAATTCATTTCACCACCTTCAGCCCAAAAACTGGTTACATTTCTTCTTTCATGACAAAAATCAAAATACGTTCTAAAAGTATTGTCAAAGAAAATTCCGTAGGATTGTTTGTTATGCAAACCAATGTAAAACGGAACTACCTTATATAAAGGTTCTTGGTCTTTTTGAAAAGCATATTGATCTGTCGCAAAATTCTCTATTCTTTTCCCTTTCAAATTTAATTGAGTGGCTTTGTCACCAAGCCCGTAAAAGCACTCTCCCTCTTTTGAAGATTTACTCATCTTTACGATATTCCCACCAAATTCGTAACTTTCTTCCCAATGAAAACCTAGTTCATCTTCTAAAATAACCTTATCTTCCAAATCATAAATAGACAATCTCATGTCTGATTTTTGGATTTTACATCTTACTTTATTAGTACGAATTTGATAATAATCATTCTCTTCTATAACTTCCAAAAGGTTGTAACCATGAGAGTGGCTCTTATCAATAGCATATGAAAAATCTTTGCTAAAATACCCTTTGGTAGTAAATCTAAAGCGTATTAAGCTATCTCTTAAAACTGTTACTCTTAAAATAACACTATTATCAGTATAAAAACTTATTGAATCTACTTCGTCTTGCTCAAAAGAAATTATTTTTGTTGGATATAAATCTCCTTTATATTCTAATTCGGTATTTGTAATCATTCGTTATGATGTTATTTTTATTCAATTTTGGGTTTCCAAAAGTACAAAATTACTTAGTACAGAGTTAATTACGATTTAAGTATTCGCGAAAACGATATAGCAAACGCACAAGATTAATCAAAACTCTACACAATAATGGTTCTCATTGCAAATGAAAACCATTATATTTATTATTAAAAAGTGAAAGAGTCTTCTAACTAATTTTAAAAACTAACACGCTAAGCGGAGCTAAAAGTAATTCAGCTGAATAATCACGACCGTCATATGGCATTGCTGCAATTGTAACTTTCTTAGCGTTAGATACTCCGCTACCACCATAAATGGTTGCATCGCTATTAAAAATTTCTATCAATTTTCCTTTTCTTGGTAGACCTATTCGATAGTTTTCCCTCACAACTTGCGTAAAATTGCAAACTATGATTATCTCTTCTTTTAGTTCTTTACCTTTTCTAATAAAAGACATCACTGCATTCTGATGATCTGAATAATTAATCCATTCAAACCCTTCTTGACTAAATTGTTTTTCATACAAAGCAGGTTCCGTTTTGTACAAATGATTCAAGTCTGTAATCAATTTTTTAACGCCTAAATGAAATGGGTATTGTAATAAATCCCAATCCAAGCTTCCTTCAAAATTCCATTCTCTACTTTGTCCAAATTCGCTTCCCATAAACAATAATTTTGTTCCAGGATGCATAAACATGTAACCGTAAAGCAATCTCAAATTAGCAAATTTCTGCCATTCGTCGCCTGGCATTCTCCCTGCAATAGATTTTTTGCCGTACACTACTTCATCATGTGAAAGCGGCAACATGAAATTTTCAGAAAAAGTATAAGTCATCGAGAAAGTTAAATCATTTTGATGGTATTTCCTGTAAACGGTCTCTTTTTGAAAATATTCTAATGTATCGTGCATCCAACCCATCATCCATTTCATTCCGAATCCTAAACCACCTATTGATGTTGGTCTTGAAACCATTGGAAAAGAAGTACTCTCTTCAGCAATAGTTTGAACACCTTCATAATTTGAATATACGGCTTCGTTAAATTCTTTCAAGAAACTTATTGTATCCAGGTTTTCTCTTCCACCGTAAATATTCGGCTCCCACTCTCCATCGTTTCTAGAATAATCTAAATACAACATAGAGGCAACAGCATCTACTCGAAGCGCGTCAGCATGGTAATATTGCAACCAGAATAATGCATTGCTAATCAAGAAGGACCGAACTTCATTTCTTCCATAATTAAAAACGAGACTTTTCCAGTCAGGATGATATCCTTTTCTACGATCTGGATGTTCAAAAAGATTTGATCCATCAAAAAATCCTAATCCATGTGCATCATCAGGAAAGTGAGAAGGAACCCAATCCAGAATTACTCCTATTCCAGCCTCATGTAACTTATCAACCAAAAACATAAATTCTTGCGGATTGCCGAAACGAGAGGTTGGTGCAAAATATCCAACTAGTTGATATCCCCATGACGGATCATAAGGATACTCCATTATTGGCATAAATTCGATATGTGTAAAGCCTGTTTCTTTAACATAATTTACTAAATCATCCGCAAATTCGATGTAAGTCAAAAATCGATCTTCAGTAGAATGACGTTTCCAAGAACCTAAATGTACTTCGTAAACAGAATAAGGCTTGTCTAAACCATTATTATTCTGACGCGTTTCCATCCATTTCTCATCTTTCCATTTATAATATAAATCCCAAACGACAGAAGCCGTACAAGGTGGTTTTTCACAGTAAAAAGCAAAAGGATCAGCCTTTTCTGTACTAATTCCGTTATTATTCGAGTGTATTTTATACTTATAGGTGGTTCCTTTTTCTACATTTGGAATAAAACCTTCCCAAATTCCCGAGGAATCCCAACGAACATTTAACTGATGTTCCTTATCATTCCAGAAATTAAAATCACCTATAACAGAGACCGAATGCGCCGAAGGAGCCCAAACAGCAAAATAGACGCCTTCGACTCCGTCAACTGATATCAGGTGCGCTCCTAGTTTTTCGTAAAGTCGGAAATGTTTTCCAGATTTGAATAAATCAATATCAAAATCAGTTAAAAGAGAATGCGTGATAACTTTATTCATACAATAATTGTGTAACTCTCATTTTATAAAAAAAGAGAATATTATTTTTAAGAAAAAACAGTTTGTAGATTTACTTTATAATGTAATTATCTGGTATAACTGCTCCTTTTTTAATGACAACGATTCCTTCTTTTATAGCATATAATTCATTTGAAAAATCTCCTAAATGCGAACCTCCATTGATATATACATCGTTACCAATTCTACAATTTTTATCGATAAGTGCATTGTTTATAAAGCATCTTTCACCAATTCCTACTAAGATTTTTCCACTTTCTCTATCTTCATTCATAGTTTCGATGTTCTGATAGTAATCGTTACCCATCACATAGGAATTCTGAATTATAGTGCCGTCACCAATTCGAGATCTGATGCCAATTACAGAATGTTTAATTTCTTTTCCATTCAAAATACAACCTTCAGAAATTAAAGATTTGTCAACAAGTATATTTTGAAATTTAGAAGGAGGAAGCAACCTTGGCCTTGTGTAAATTTTATTATTATCATCAAATAAATTAAACTTTGGCAAGTCTTCAGTAAGTCCAATATTAGCTTCAAAAAAAGAATCAATATTACCAATATCTGTCCAATAACCCTCGTATTGAAAGCTTAATATCTTATTGTTACTTACAGCTTGCGGTATAATTTCTTTACCAAAATCTTTTGTTTCTTTATTTGACATTATATCAATCAACAATTTCCTATTGAAAATATAAATTCCCATAGAAGCTAAATAATGCTTCCCTTCACTTTTCATTTGATCACTCACCTCCGATTCCCAATCGGGCAATAATTCTTTAGCTGGTTTTTCAATAAAAGATTCAATATAACTTTCTGAATTTGTTTTTAGGATTCCAAATTCAGGTGCATCTTTTGCATTTACAGGTAAAGTCGCAATAGAAATATCAGCTTCGTTATTTATGTGTGCCTCAAGCATTTCATTAAAATCCATTTGATACAACTGATCACCGGAAAGAATTAATGCGTAATCAAAATCATGATTCAAAAAATGGGGCATACACTGTCTTACAGCATCAGCAGTACCTTGAAACCAAGTTGGGTTATCAGGAGTTTGTTCTGCTGCAAGAATATCTACAAAAGCGTGACTAAAAATACTAAAGTTATAAGTGTTTTTGATGTGCGCATTTAAAGAAGCTGAATTAAATTGTGTTAGTACAAACATTCTATAAATATCTGAATTCATACAATTTGAAATTGGAATATCAACCAATCTGTATTTCCCTCCTATTGGCACAGCTGGTTTAGATCTCGTTTCTGTTAATGGATATAGCCTTGAACCTTGTCCTCCACCTAAAATTATCGCAATAACATTTTTCTTTTTAACTTTCATCTTTTGTCAATTATTTGTTTGTACATCTCTATGTATTCCTGACATACACGTTCCCATGAATGGTCTGTGTTCATGCCCATTTTTCTAATTTTGTTTAGTTGCTTTTTATCGTCATATAATTTAATCGCTCTTTGGATTGAATAACAAACATCACCCACTGTTGCTTGATCGTGACAGATACCATTTCCCCCGTCTCCAAAATCAATTACGGTATCTTTCAAACCTCCAGTTCTTCTTACAATTGGAATAGTACCATATCGCATTGAATACATTTGGTTTAAACCACATGGCTCTACTCTTGAAGGCATCAGTAGGAAATCAGCACCAGCATAAATCAAGTGAGCTAGTTCTTCGTTGTACCCAATAAAAGCATTGTAATTGCCTTTATAATCTTGCAACAAACTGCTTAATTGGCTTTCGATCATGCTGTTTCCGGAGCCTAAAATTAAAATGTTCAATTTTTGATAATTCTCAGACAAAGCAACTGCTGAAGCATGCGGCAATAAATCTCCTCCTTTTTCTTCTAACAATCGACCAATAAAACTAAATAATGGTTTTGTTGGATCTAAATTAAAAAGTTTACATAATTTCTCTTTATTTTCTTGTTTTCCAACTTCATAATTTTTTATGGAGTAGTTTTTTTCAAGAGCAGTATCAGTTGCTGGATCCCAAACTTCAATATCGATACCGTTCAAAATACCTTTTGATTTATAACGAACCATATTAAATAATGCTTCTAAACCATTGGCTGAAAAATTAATTTCATTCAAGTAATTGGGTGAAACAGTTGTTACAGCCCATGCACATTTGATAGCAACAGCTAACGAATTGATACAATTACCCCACTCCAAGACATTGACGTGTGACAAATCAAATTCAGGTACATAATACAACTTATCAAAACTAAATTGTCCTTGATACAAGCCATTGTGAATCGTAATCATGGACGGAGTATATTGTAGCCTATTGTATTTATGACAATACAACATCATAAAGGGAATTAATCCAGTGTGATGATCATGGCAATTAATTACATCCGGCATCTCGTTTCTACCTATTATCCAATCTAAAGTGGCGATTTGGAAAGATAAAAAACGCTCAATATCATCTTGATGACCATATACGTCTTTCCTATCAAACAACTCGGGAATTTCGATTTGGTACAATTCAAATCCTAACCTATCTGTTGTTTCTTTTAAGACATTGAAAGGAAAATTGAAATTACCTAACTTAACATGTCCCCAATGTACACATTCAAATTCATTTTCTTTTCGGAACTTAGTATCGTAGCAAGGAACAACAACTCTTACGCGATGTCCAGCATTACTTTGATATTTTGGTAATGCTCCTACGACATCAGCTAAACCTCCTACTTTCGCTATTGGATAACATTCTGCACTGATATGAAATATTTCCATCTATGAAATTTTGTTATTATTCAATTATTAGTATTTCAATTATTTAATATTTGAAGCTTTTATGTTAATTAAAATAAAAACCGCCATAATAATATTACTTTTATATTTTTCTAAATTTAGTAAAAAAATATTAACATACTTACTTGCTTGAA carries:
- a CDS encoding head GIN domain-containing protein, coding for MRNSSQLLIICAVLLTSVMQAQWRSNQKVKGNGNVISEKRSTTNYDKIAITGFFDVELVSGKEGNITIKGEENLLPHIKIEVVNQELKITTDKNKYISTSNGKNIVITIPFESINQVSLTGSGNISTKNTITSDSFAAKLTGSGDLKLNVEAKNIEINLNGSGDIVLIGKTDNITSTLNGSGDIKASAMKSTNAKVTVSGSGDTSVFCSESIYARVSGSGDIKYSGNPEKKDTKVNGSGDISKS
- a CDS encoding MFS transporter, which gives rise to MADLPKGSKKLLNAWAFYDWANSVYTLTIASAIFPIFYEALFSERSHYITVFGFSLKNSALISFVTATAFLVVAFMSPLLSGIADYVGNKKAFMKFFCYVGSLSCMGLYWFDLDNIYVGLAFYFFGLIGYWGSLVFYNSYLPDIAFVEQQDKISAKGYSMGYIGSVILLIINLAMIMKPKLFGIAGTDGEAAMKAMRYSFVMVGVWWIVFSQYSYYYLPKGNKNAECKVMHHLVFNGFKELKKVWVLLKVNVPLKRYLGSFFISSMAVQTAMLVATYFGAQEIAWSSKEESTIGLIICILLIQIVAILGAILTSRASEKFGNIRTLIAINCFWVLLCVGAYFITKPIEFYVMATLVGLVMGGIQALSRSTYSKLLPETEDTASFFSFYDVAEKIGIVIGMMVYGIIDQITGSPRLGIASLALFFVIAVILLNRVPKKGVLNP
- a CDS encoding M48 family metallopeptidase; the protein is MKKQILLGICALSMVYSCATNPLTGKKTLNFVSNSELFPSAFQQYGTFLKENKVISGTADARKVEAVGSRIKSAAEKYLTYLGQAQYLQDYRWEYKLIDSKEVNAWCMPGGKIVVYSGILPITKNDAGLATVMGHEVSHALANHGAQRMSASQLQQLGAVGVAVATGGQSSEKQQMWQQYYGLGSQVGVMLPFSRNHETEADKIGLTLMAIAGYNPDESITFWSRMAEKSSGQAPPEFMSTHPSDATRIANLKALIPEAKALAAKVGVLK
- a CDS encoding glycoside hydrolase family 31 protein, which translates into the protein MITNTELEYKGDLYPTKIISFEQDEVDSISFYTDNSVILRVTVLRDSLIRFRFTTKGYFSKDFSYAIDKSHSHGYNLLEVIEENDYYQIRTNKVRCKIQKSDMRLSIYDLEDKVILEDELGFHWEESYEFGGNIVKMSKSSKEGECFYGLGDKATQLNLKGKRIENFATDQYAFQKDQEPLYKVVPFYIGLHNKQSYGIFFDNTFRTYFDFCHERRNVTSFWAEGGEMNYYFIYGPQMQDVVTTYTDLTGKPELPPLWALGYHQCKWSYYPESNLKEVAAKFRELKIPCDALYLDIDYMDGFRCFTWNKEYFPDPKRMVAELAEDGFKTVVIIDPGIKIDKEYSVYKEALEKDYFCKRADGPYMKGKVWPGECNFPDYTNPAVREWWAGLFKELISEIGVKGVWNDMNEPAVMEVPNKTFPMDVRHDYDGNPCSHRKAHNIYGTQMARATYHGVKRFAYPKRPFVITRSAYSGAQRYSSSWTGDNVATWEHLWIANIQVQRMSISGMGFTGSDIGGFAEQPSGELYARWIQLGVFHPFCRTHSSGDHGDQEPWAFDEEVIDITRKFVNLRYQLLPYLYTMFWQYIEEGLPMLKPLVYFDQEDIQTHYRNDEFVFGNQILVCPILEPNALGRRMYIPRGNWFNYWTKEAVNGGKEIWVDTKFDEIPIFVKAGAVIPKYPVQQYVGELEFDELALDIYFKEGKEKSVVYEDAQDGYDYKKGRYSLLSFKTNGKENELNIQLHKEGKYDTHYSKYILNLIGLPFKIKTIQIDNVEVAVDMDDLERTNSITIDKEFSTLQIIGE
- the glgB gene encoding 1,4-alpha-glucan branching protein GlgB, with the protein product MNKVITHSLLTDFDIDLFKSGKHFRLYEKLGAHLISVDGVEGVYFAVWAPSAHSVSVIGDFNFWNDKEHQLNVRWDSSGIWEGFIPNVEKGTTYKYKIHSNNNGISTEKADPFAFYCEKPPCTASVVWDLYYKWKDEKWMETRQNNNGLDKPYSVYEVHLGSWKRHSTEDRFLTYIEFADDLVNYVKETGFTHIEFMPIMEYPYDPSWGYQLVGYFAPTSRFGNPQEFMFLVDKLHEAGIGVILDWVPSHFPDDAHGLGFFDGSNLFEHPDRRKGYHPDWKSLVFNYGRNEVRSFLISNALFWLQYYHADALRVDAVASMLYLDYSRNDGEWEPNIYGGRENLDTISFLKEFNEAVYSNYEGVQTIAEESTSFPMVSRPTSIGGLGFGMKWMMGWMHDTLEYFQKETVYRKYHQNDLTFSMTYTFSENFMLPLSHDEVVYGKKSIAGRMPGDEWQKFANLRLLYGYMFMHPGTKLLFMGSEFGQSREWNFEGSLDWDLLQYPFHLGVKKLITDLNHLYKTEPALYEKQFSQEGFEWINYSDHQNAVMSFIRKGKELKEEIIIVCNFTQVVRENYRIGLPRKGKLIEIFNSDATIYGGSGVSNAKKVTIAAMPYDGRDYSAELLLAPLSVLVFKIS
- a CDS encoding glucose-1-phosphate adenylyltransferase — encoded protein: MKVKKKNVIAIILGGGQGSRLYPLTETRSKPAVPIGGKYRLVDIPISNCMNSDIYRMFVLTQFNSASLNAHIKNTYNFSIFSHAFVDILAAEQTPDNPTWFQGTADAVRQCMPHFLNHDFDYALILSGDQLYQMDFNEMLEAHINNEADISIATLPVNAKDAPEFGILKTNSESYIESFIEKPAKELLPDWESEVSDQMKSEGKHYLASMGIYIFNRKLLIDIMSNKETKDFGKEIIPQAVSNNKILSFQYEGYWTDIGNIDSFFEANIGLTEDLPKFNLFDDNNKIYTRPRLLPPSKFQNILVDKSLISEGCILNGKEIKHSVIGIRSRIGDGTIIQNSYVMGNDYYQNIETMNEDRESGKILVGIGERCFINNALIDKNCRIGNDVYINGGSHLGDFSNELYAIKEGIVVIKKGAVIPDNYIIK
- a CDS encoding glycogen synthase: MEIFHISAECYPIAKVGGLADVVGALPKYQSNAGHRVRVVVPCYDTKFRKENEFECVHWGHVKLGNFNFPFNVLKETTDRLGFELYQIEIPELFDRKDVYGHQDDIERFLSFQIATLDWIIGRNEMPDVINCHDHHTGLIPFMMLYCHKYNRLQYTPSMITIHNGLYQGQFSFDKLYYVPEFDLSHVNVLEWGNCINSLAVAIKCAWAVTTVSPNYLNEINFSANGLEALFNMVRYKSKGILNGIDIEVWDPATDTALEKNYSIKNYEVGKQENKEKLCKLFNLDPTKPLFSFIGRLLEEKGGDLLPHASAVALSENYQKLNILILGSGNSMIESQLSSLLQDYKGNYNAFIGYNEELAHLIYAGADFLLMPSRVEPCGLNQMYSMRYGTIPIVRRTGGLKDTVIDFGDGGNGICHDQATVGDVCYSIQRAIKLYDDKKQLNKIRKMGMNTDHSWERVCQEYIEMYKQIIDKR